The Exiguobacterium acetylicum genome includes a window with the following:
- a CDS encoding glycosyltransferase encodes MSDQKWKRQIMQQLNWVREEKKRLGNETTASKEALGKLRQLDVLRIPTVQPSKNTTTRYRQNSQRSLLEQVDVSRIPVRTTTRYYDKRPIEMAIVCSEFMYAYYEDAVHLHYVNTNTFEEVFEREIDLFLVVSSWKGLRGDDWKGVATPNSKKRQRLLSMMQEVKAKGIPVVFQSTEDPSNHERFQDVAQAADYVLTSDEAMIPEYRVLCGHDRIMSMPFGVNPLIHNPVGATRSRKKGVLFAGSWMAKYPDRVKDTEMLFDGVMQSTHELDIVDRNYHLDLPAYQFPERYQSRVAPAIPYDALQQVSKCYDWVLNLNSIKYSKTMCARRVYESQALGNLILSNYSIAVNNEFPNIFTVHDAQEATAILERTSQEDIERLRAEGLRAVMTNHTVFERIDQILAFIGQVATTQKRRLLVVVDRDGEDLQQTIDGQSLTPDEIISADALTEQVYNQADLVAFMDGQESYGEYYLEDLVNGFKYSDASIVRKGSQHPYQLLEESGSRNGAIVWRADISYDMFRVGELSGKTLLLDTFEWNEQAVIPIDPSPQLSVVVPIYNNGKHLTYKCFASLKRMDRFTESEILLVDDGSTDLATRQAVERLARRHENVRTYFFETGGSGSASRPRNKGVEMARAEYVTFLDPDNEVLSDRYALLLDELEKDSTLDFAVGHMKKLAEKTSIIALPTIRKQGRMVCEDPKAFLLKHRFAVQSIQALVVRRTFLLEHQLEQVVGAVGQDSLFFQELMLRAERVLLVNRVIHYYYAAVAGSTVNALTVKFFERSVVRERARSEKFARYGVLEEYKKTRFEHFFEHWYLVKLRYCSDKDFAPSVALLRTIIGFYEPITITNPLIRQFMDLADQQKTDRLQHLLLEEVQK; translated from the coding sequence GTGAGCGATCAAAAATGGAAACGACAAATCATGCAACAACTAAACTGGGTTCGCGAAGAGAAAAAGCGGCTTGGAAACGAAACGACAGCAAGTAAAGAAGCGCTGGGAAAACTTCGTCAGCTGGACGTCTTGCGTATTCCAACGGTTCAACCTTCAAAAAACACGACGACACGTTATCGACAAAATAGCCAAAGATCATTACTAGAACAGGTAGATGTGTCGCGGATCCCTGTGAGGACGACAACACGTTACTATGATAAACGCCCAATCGAGATGGCTATCGTCTGTTCGGAATTCATGTATGCCTATTATGAAGACGCTGTTCATCTCCATTACGTCAATACGAATACATTCGAAGAAGTGTTCGAACGCGAAATCGATCTCTTTTTAGTCGTCTCTTCTTGGAAAGGATTACGTGGTGACGATTGGAAGGGGGTCGCAACACCGAACTCGAAAAAACGCCAACGATTACTTTCGATGATGCAAGAAGTCAAAGCTAAAGGGATACCAGTCGTCTTTCAATCAACAGAGGATCCGAGCAACCATGAACGTTTTCAAGATGTGGCGCAAGCTGCTGATTACGTATTGACTTCGGATGAAGCGATGATTCCTGAATATCGCGTGTTATGTGGGCACGACCGAATCATGTCGATGCCATTCGGTGTCAATCCACTTATTCATAATCCAGTTGGAGCAACACGTAGTCGGAAAAAAGGTGTTTTGTTTGCCGGTAGCTGGATGGCGAAATATCCTGATCGTGTCAAGGATACGGAGATGTTGTTTGATGGTGTGATGCAGTCGACGCATGAACTCGATATCGTAGATCGGAATTATCATCTTGATTTACCAGCCTATCAGTTTCCAGAACGTTATCAATCACGGGTTGCTCCAGCGATTCCGTATGATGCGCTACAACAAGTCAGTAAATGTTATGACTGGGTCTTGAACCTGAATAGCATCAAATATAGTAAAACAATGTGTGCCCGACGTGTCTATGAATCGCAAGCACTCGGAAATTTGATCCTGTCGAATTATAGCATCGCAGTGAATAATGAATTTCCGAATATCTTTACGGTTCACGATGCACAGGAAGCAACAGCAATTTTAGAACGGACATCACAAGAAGACATCGAACGGTTACGGGCAGAAGGACTTCGCGCTGTCATGACCAATCACACGGTCTTCGAACGGATTGATCAGATTTTAGCCTTCATCGGACAAGTGGCTACGACACAGAAACGTCGTTTGCTCGTTGTCGTCGATAGAGACGGAGAAGACCTTCAACAGACGATTGACGGTCAAAGTCTTACCCCAGACGAGATCATCTCAGCGGATGCATTGACGGAACAAGTCTATAATCAAGCCGACCTTGTCGCATTTATGGATGGACAGGAATCATACGGAGAATATTATTTAGAGGATCTCGTTAATGGCTTTAAATATAGTGATGCAAGCATCGTCCGAAAAGGGAGTCAACATCCATATCAACTTCTCGAAGAAAGCGGAAGTCGAAATGGTGCCATCGTCTGGCGAGCAGATATTTCCTATGACATGTTCCGAGTAGGAGAACTGAGTGGGAAGACGCTCCTACTTGATACGTTTGAATGGAATGAGCAAGCGGTAATTCCGATTGATCCATCGCCACAATTGTCCGTCGTCGTGCCAATCTATAATAACGGCAAGCATCTCACGTATAAATGTTTTGCAAGTTTGAAACGAATGGATCGATTCACGGAATCTGAGATTCTACTCGTGGATGATGGATCGACGGATTTAGCGACGCGTCAAGCCGTAGAACGTCTTGCTCGACGACATGAGAACGTCAGAACCTATTTCTTCGAGACTGGAGGAAGTGGCAGCGCCTCACGTCCGCGTAATAAAGGGGTGGAAATGGCTCGAGCTGAATATGTGACTTTTCTTGATCCGGATAACGAGGTGCTCAGTGATCGTTATGCCTTGTTGCTTGATGAACTAGAAAAAGATTCAACACTTGATTTTGCTGTCGGGCATATGAAAAAACTCGCGGAAAAGACGAGTATCATCGCTCTTCCGACGATCCGTAAACAAGGACGAATGGTGTGTGAAGATCCGAAAGCCTTCTTGTTGAAACATCGTTTTGCTGTCCAAAGCATTCAAGCACTTGTCGTACGTCGTACGTTCCTTCTTGAACATCAATTGGAGCAAGTCGTTGGTGCGGTCGGTCAGGACTCGCTGTTCTTCCAAGAACTGATGCTACGTGCAGAGCGTGTCTTACTCGTCAATCGAGTCATTCATTATTATTATGCAGCAGTGGCAGGGTCGACGGTTAATGCATTGACGGTGAAATTCTTCGAACGAAGTGTCGTCCGGGAACGGGCACGGTCGGAAAAATTCGCTCGATACGGTGTATTGGAAGAATATAAAAAGACACGATTCGAGCACTTCTTTGAACATTGGTACCTCGTCAAGTTGCGCTACTGCAGTGATAAGGATTTCGCACCGAGTGTTGCCTTGTTGCGCACGATCATCGGTTTCTATGAACCGATTACGATAACGAATCCGTTGATCCGCCAATTCATGGACCTTGCGGATCAACAAAAGACGGACCGGCTTCAACATCTATTACTCGAGGAGGTGCAGAAATGA
- a CDS encoding glycosyltransferase family 4 protein — protein sequence MEIKIPLSRAVKTRKNRRSLLEVPAPAQATPESSMNVLMICQNFYPEIGSAANRMKNIFKRIEQAGSDVHVLTSEPLYPTAELYTDSMFWDEPSLDTAHVTRIQPRDVRATTNLWRRLRLFVEQFVLAVQEVRHDSNTYAYIYATTPSIFMGLVGVVAKHVKRAPLILDVRDLWPESLIGVGITKSRLLLTPLYWLEKWMYRQADQLVINSEGFRSYIEGRGIAPEKIHYIPNSIEENEWLIKRRKVSDQVRVVYTGNIGLAQDVFLLLDVAEALQKEQDICFQVVGYGYHKQTFEKLVKERGLTNIEFLDAMPRWDALKQLAKSDIAFATLVESTAFDTVTPGKIIDYMAMGCAIVGAVSGHAAHVIEEAGAGYVSVQRKKEEIVDHILELSRNPEKRAAMGRAGVAYVQEHFDWEQNEQRLFAAIQQTRSQVEVAK from the coding sequence ATGGAAATCAAAATACCGCTCTCTCGCGCGGTCAAAACTCGGAAAAATCGTCGTTCGCTACTGGAAGTTCCGGCGCCAGCTCAAGCAACGCCGGAGTCGTCGATGAACGTTCTCATGATTTGCCAGAATTTCTATCCAGAAATCGGTAGTGCTGCGAATCGGATGAAAAACATCTTCAAACGAATCGAGCAGGCAGGCAGTGACGTCCACGTGCTAACATCAGAACCGCTTTATCCAACGGCAGAACTTTATACGGACTCGATGTTTTGGGATGAACCGAGTCTTGATACAGCACATGTGACACGTATTCAACCGCGAGACGTGCGAGCGACGACGAACCTCTGGCGACGTCTACGTTTATTCGTCGAACAGTTCGTACTCGCTGTCCAAGAAGTGCGTCATGACTCGAATACGTATGCTTATATTTATGCGACGACTCCGTCGATTTTCATGGGGCTCGTTGGTGTCGTCGCAAAACACGTCAAACGGGCACCTTTGATTTTGGATGTACGTGATTTATGGCCAGAATCACTGATTGGTGTCGGAATTACGAAGTCACGGTTATTACTCACACCACTTTACTGGCTTGAAAAGTGGATGTACCGACAGGCAGATCAATTGGTCATCAACAGTGAAGGATTTCGGTCATATATCGAAGGTCGTGGTATTGCTCCGGAAAAAATTCATTACATCCCAAACTCGATCGAGGAGAACGAATGGTTGATCAAGCGTCGTAAAGTATCGGACCAAGTCCGTGTCGTCTATACAGGGAACATCGGACTCGCACAAGATGTCTTCTTGTTGCTTGACGTTGCAGAAGCACTTCAAAAGGAACAAGATATCTGTTTTCAAGTCGTCGGTTACGGTTACCATAAGCAGACGTTTGAGAAGCTAGTTAAGGAGCGTGGATTGACAAATATCGAGTTCCTTGACGCGATGCCGCGCTGGGATGCATTAAAACAACTCGCGAAGAGCGACATTGCGTTTGCGACCCTTGTCGAAAGTACAGCATTCGATACGGTCACACCTGGAAAAATCATCGACTATATGGCGATGGGATGCGCGATTGTTGGAGCGGTATCGGGGCATGCTGCGCATGTCATCGAAGAAGCCGGAGCCGGTTACGTCTCCGTTCAGCGTAAAAAAGAGGAAATCGTCGATCATATCCTCGAGCTATCTCGAAATCCGGAAAAACGTGCAGCGATGGGACGAGCCGGAGTGGCTTATGTTCAAGAACATTTTGACTGGGAACAAAATGAACAGCGTCTCTTTGCGGCGATCCAACAAACACGATCACAAGTGGAGGTGGCGAAATGA
- the wecB gene encoding non-hydrolyzing UDP-N-acetylglucosamine 2-epimerase has product MKRVMLVFGTRPEAIKMAPVVKALENRQDVEPIVVVTAQHREMLDQVLELFEITPDHDLDLMRPRQTLEEMTARILNAMRRVLEKEQPDLVLVHGDTTTTFAASLAAFYQQIPVGHVEAGLRTYEKYAPFPEEMNRQLTGVLADYHFAPTEQAAMNLRAENKQTPIIVTGNTVIDALKTTVSPTYTHPVLSRLEKSGRKLVLLTVHRRENHLQLATIFDAIERLANEHPEIEIVYPVHPNPVVLDAAARLEHHPRIQLIEPLDVFDFHNLAARASFILTDSGGIQEEAPSLGVPVLVLRETTERPEGVEAGTLKLVGTNPEMIYEMSHRLLTDQEFYQSMAQAANPYGDGQAAERIVDAIMSEVPV; this is encoded by the coding sequence ATGAAACGTGTCATGCTTGTATTCGGAACACGACCAGAGGCAATCAAAATGGCGCCGGTCGTCAAAGCACTTGAAAATCGTCAGGATGTCGAACCAATCGTCGTCGTGACAGCGCAACACCGGGAAATGCTCGACCAGGTACTTGAATTGTTCGAAATCACTCCGGACCATGACTTGGATTTGATGCGTCCGCGTCAAACGTTAGAGGAAATGACAGCGCGCATTCTAAACGCGATGCGTCGGGTCCTCGAAAAGGAACAGCCGGATCTCGTCCTTGTCCATGGGGATACGACGACGACGTTCGCTGCTTCTTTAGCGGCGTTCTATCAACAGATTCCAGTCGGTCATGTCGAAGCAGGACTACGCACATATGAAAAGTATGCACCATTCCCAGAAGAGATGAATCGTCAATTGACAGGTGTACTAGCAGATTATCATTTTGCACCGACAGAACAAGCCGCGATGAATTTACGTGCCGAAAATAAACAGACACCGATCATCGTGACGGGTAATACGGTCATCGATGCGTTGAAGACGACTGTTTCACCGACTTATACGCATCCTGTTCTATCCCGTCTTGAGAAATCAGGTCGGAAACTCGTTCTTTTAACGGTTCATCGTCGTGAAAATCATTTACAGTTGGCAACGATTTTTGATGCGATCGAACGACTGGCGAACGAGCATCCAGAAATCGAAATCGTCTATCCTGTCCATCCGAATCCGGTCGTCTTAGATGCAGCCGCACGTCTAGAACACCATCCGCGTATTCAATTGATTGAACCACTCGATGTGTTTGACTTCCATAATCTCGCAGCTCGAGCGTCCTTCATTCTGACGGATTCAGGTGGCATTCAAGAAGAAGCACCTTCACTTGGTGTTCCCGTTCTTGTCTTGCGGGAGACGACGGAACGTCCTGAAGGGGTCGAAGCCGGGACGTTGAAGCTCGTCGGAACGAATCCAGAGATGATTTATGAGATGAGTCATCGATTGTTGACGGATCAGGAGTTCTATCAATCAATGGCACAAGCGGCAAATCCTTATGGAGATGGTCAAGCAGCAGAGCGAATCGTCGATGCCATTATGAGTGAGGTACCCGTATGA
- a CDS encoding ABC transporter permease encodes MNALRTIGGELKDHLYLIFRLSLYETKSQYSMQYLGWFWEIMTPLLQIGVYWVVFGFGIRGGHPVEGIPFVFWLVSGLIAWFFIGSTIPSGSRSIYGRVALVSKMHFPLSTIPAYVILAQFYRHLAMIALTIILGCAFGYFPGWHTFELLYIVPAGVVFLYAVSLLLSALATMIRDVQNMVTSAIRMLMYLTPIMWIPPDHSLFKMLLMLNPLVYLIEGYRSALIGTGYLLDHMWYGVYFWSITLAILLVGASIHIRFRRYFIDYV; translated from the coding sequence ATGAACGCGTTACGAACGATTGGAGGAGAGTTGAAAGATCATCTATATCTGATCTTTCGGCTCTCGCTTTATGAAACAAAGAGTCAATACAGCATGCAATACCTTGGTTGGTTTTGGGAGATCATGACGCCACTTCTCCAAATCGGTGTTTACTGGGTCGTCTTCGGTTTCGGGATTCGTGGGGGACATCCGGTTGAAGGGATTCCGTTCGTTTTTTGGCTCGTCAGTGGATTGATTGCCTGGTTCTTCATCGGAAGTACGATTCCAAGTGGATCTCGATCGATTTATGGTCGGGTCGCCCTCGTCTCGAAGATGCATTTTCCACTGAGTACGATTCCAGCGTACGTCATTTTGGCACAATTCTATCGCCACCTCGCGATGATTGCCTTGACGATTATTTTAGGGTGTGCCTTCGGTTATTTCCCAGGATGGCATACGTTTGAACTGTTGTATATCGTACCGGCAGGTGTCGTGTTCCTCTATGCGGTCTCCTTATTGTTATCGGCGCTTGCGACGATGATCCGAGACGTACAAAACATGGTCACATCTGCGATCCGCATGTTGATGTATTTGACGCCAATCATGTGGATTCCGCCAGATCACTCGTTATTCAAGATGTTGTTGATGTTAAACCCACTCGTTTATTTGATTGAGGGATACCGTTCAGCACTCATCGGAACCGGTTATCTGCTCGATCATATGTGGTACGGGGTGTACTTCTGGTCGATCACGCTTGCAATCTTACTTGTTGGAGCATCGATTCACATTCGATTCCGACGCTATTTCATCGATTATGTATAG
- a CDS encoding glycosyltransferase, producing MKRIGMFVWNTFTNDARVLRECTALVEAGHRVDLYCLNDGTLPGIEYPVSGFRVIRINRTPPLAKGLPFFRKRKKLTLAVGLLGALVAPWLIPFGLVLFLLMRSRFVRYALYNSFGILRMTRAARKHQYDVMHANDVNTLPQAIGASRGAAIVYDSHEVQTDRTGYGSMQGKLERWLLRFVDRTIVENDTRADYHLKLYGTRPSVLHNYPFYQPDVPQPRPLRQELKLVENEPILLYQGGIQEGRGLERLVEAMPYIERGTLVFVGDGKLKGKLMQLASQSTEKSRIRFVGKVPLAELPSYTAAATVGFQVLQNVCFNHYSASSNKLFEYMAALTPVVAADLPEIRQVVETEGVGLIVDVESPQSIAEAVNRLVKDESLQRAMQERAIIARRQYNWEQEKGRLLAVYDSIFMESRTK from the coding sequence ATGAAGCGAATCGGCATGTTCGTCTGGAATACGTTTACGAACGATGCGCGGGTATTACGAGAATGTACGGCACTCGTCGAAGCAGGACATCGTGTTGATTTATATTGCTTAAATGACGGAACATTGCCCGGAATTGAGTATCCGGTATCTGGATTTCGCGTCATTCGAATCAACCGGACGCCACCTCTTGCGAAGGGATTGCCATTCTTTCGAAAACGAAAGAAACTAACGCTCGCTGTCGGATTACTCGGCGCACTTGTCGCACCCTGGTTGATTCCATTTGGACTTGTACTTTTTTTGTTGATGCGAAGCCGTTTTGTCCGTTACGCCTTGTACAATAGTTTCGGAATTCTACGCATGACGCGTGCTGCGCGGAAACATCAGTATGACGTCATGCATGCGAATGATGTGAATACGTTACCGCAAGCGATTGGTGCGTCACGTGGTGCGGCAATCGTCTATGACTCACATGAAGTCCAGACCGATCGAACGGGATATGGAAGCATGCAGGGGAAACTAGAACGTTGGTTACTTCGATTCGTTGATCGGACGATCGTTGAAAACGATACACGTGCCGATTATCACCTGAAGTTATACGGAACACGACCATCCGTCTTGCACAATTATCCGTTTTATCAACCGGACGTTCCGCAACCACGCCCGTTACGACAAGAATTAAAACTCGTCGAGAATGAACCGATTCTGCTATATCAGGGAGGAATCCAGGAAGGACGCGGATTGGAACGTTTAGTTGAAGCGATGCCATATATCGAACGAGGGACACTCGTATTCGTCGGAGATGGTAAGTTAAAAGGAAAACTGATGCAACTTGCTTCACAATCAACGGAAAAATCACGTATTCGATTCGTCGGGAAAGTCCCGCTTGCCGAATTACCAAGTTATACGGCAGCGGCGACTGTCGGCTTCCAAGTCCTCCAGAACGTCTGTTTCAATCATTATTCTGCTTCTTCGAATAAACTGTTTGAATACATGGCAGCATTAACGCCTGTCGTCGCAGCCGATTTGCCAGAAATCCGTCAGGTCGTCGAAACAGAAGGGGTTGGTTTGATTGTCGATGTCGAATCACCGCAAAGCATCGCCGAGGCAGTCAACCGTCTAGTGAAGGATGAGAGCCTGCAACGAGCGATGCAGGAACGCGCAATCATAGCAAGGAGACAATACAACTGGGAGCAAGAAAAAGGACGACTTCTTGCTGTCTACGACTCAATTTTTATGGAATCTAGGACAAAATAA
- a CDS encoding NADP-dependent oxidoreductase, giving the protein MSEQRIVLAARPNGKPTGETFRYESFELGELQEGQVALESLYISVDPYMRGRMNDARSYSQPFEIDEPIHGGVVARVIESKSEILESGDVVVGMLDWATKAVVDAKSVRKIDEQIAPISTALGVLGMTGMTAYFGLLDIGNPQPGETVVVSAAAGAVGSIVGQIAKIKGARVVGIAGSDEKLQHLKSDLGFDEVINYKTEDIREALDRTCPDGIDVYFENVGGEIGDAVLDRLNPFARVPVCGAISGYNAQEDIGPRVQSKLIIARARMQGFLVGDYGKRFKEAAEQLGQWVSEGKLQYEETIFEGFDRVPDAFLGLFDGSNTGKLLVKVK; this is encoded by the coding sequence ATGTCAGAACAACGTATCGTATTAGCAGCACGACCAAACGGAAAACCAACAGGGGAAACATTCCGTTATGAATCATTTGAGCTAGGAGAATTACAAGAGGGGCAAGTAGCGCTGGAGTCACTCTATATCTCGGTCGATCCATATATGCGGGGACGTATGAATGATGCACGCTCTTATTCGCAACCGTTTGAGATTGATGAACCGATTCACGGAGGAGTCGTGGCGCGTGTCATCGAGTCTAAAAGTGAGATACTTGAATCAGGTGATGTTGTTGTCGGGATGCTTGATTGGGCGACGAAAGCAGTCGTCGACGCGAAAAGTGTCCGTAAAATCGATGAGCAGATCGCACCGATTTCAACGGCGCTCGGTGTTTTAGGAATGACAGGGATGACAGCATACTTCGGATTGCTTGATATCGGTAATCCACAACCAGGGGAAACGGTCGTCGTATCGGCAGCAGCAGGGGCTGTTGGTTCGATCGTCGGTCAAATTGCGAAGATCAAGGGGGCACGAGTCGTCGGAATTGCAGGAAGTGATGAAAAGTTACAGCACTTAAAATCAGATCTTGGCTTTGATGAAGTCATCAACTATAAAACAGAAGACATTCGGGAAGCTTTAGACCGGACATGTCCAGACGGAATCGATGTCTACTTCGAAAACGTTGGTGGTGAGATTGGTGATGCCGTGCTTGATCGCCTTAATCCATTTGCTCGGGTACCAGTTTGCGGTGCGATTTCAGGTTATAACGCACAAGAGGACATCGGTCCACGCGTTCAGTCTAAATTAATTATTGCGCGTGCACGCATGCAAGGCTTCTTAGTCGGTGACTATGGCAAACGTTTCAAAGAGGCAGCGGAGCAACTAGGACAATGGGTCAGTGAAGGTAAATTGCAATACGAAGAAACGATTTTTGAAGGATTTGATCGCGTACCAGATGCTTTCCTCGGACTGTTTGATGGATCAAATACAGGAAAACTATTAGTAAAAGTCAAATAA
- a CDS encoding nucleotide sugar dehydrogenase, translating to MKLCTIGLGYIGLPSSAMFADHGTEVVGVDIDPQIVNLLNTGTIHIEEPGLEDVIKRVVANGKFRATLTPERADVFLIAVPTPNLNDTYKSCDLKYVISAVNNMLPFLEKGNVVIVESTIAPRTMDDHVRPLIEAAGFTIGEDIYVVHCPERVLPGQILHELIHNNRIVGGLTPACAEAGAAVYETFVQGEIVRTDAKTAEMSKLMENTFRDVNIALANELTQVCHQLEINVLDVIEMANMHPRVNLHHPGPGVGGHCLAVDPYFIVAKAPSLARIIHTARQTNVQMPQFVAEQAARLVGSRVRPKIAVFGVTYKGNVDDMRESPAVEVIEQLLDRGLDVAVCDPHVERSISTRFELVDELEAIQGADLALVLVDHDEFKQFDSRRLANYMRTPLLFDTKGIVNELDVVKVLNFGNLHTHGVTEVDAKAI from the coding sequence ATGAAACTTTGCACAATTGGACTAGGATATATTGGATTACCTTCTTCTGCGATGTTCGCGGATCACGGCACGGAAGTTGTAGGTGTCGACATCGATCCTCAAATCGTCAATCTTCTGAACACGGGAACGATTCATATTGAAGAACCAGGACTCGAGGATGTCATCAAACGAGTCGTCGCAAACGGAAAATTCCGAGCGACACTCACGCCAGAACGAGCAGATGTCTTTTTAATCGCCGTTCCAACACCAAACTTAAACGATACGTACAAATCATGCGATTTGAAATATGTCATTTCAGCCGTCAACAATATGTTGCCATTCCTTGAAAAAGGAAATGTCGTCATCGTCGAATCGACAATTGCGCCACGAACAATGGATGATCATGTCCGTCCTTTGATTGAAGCAGCTGGATTTACGATCGGCGAAGACATTTATGTCGTCCATTGCCCAGAGCGCGTCTTGCCAGGACAAATCTTACATGAACTTATCCATAATAACCGCATCGTCGGTGGATTGACGCCAGCGTGTGCAGAAGCAGGTGCTGCCGTCTACGAAACATTCGTTCAAGGTGAGATCGTTCGAACGGATGCGAAAACAGCCGAAATGTCGAAGTTGATGGAAAATACGTTCCGCGATGTCAACATCGCACTAGCGAACGAATTGACGCAAGTCTGTCATCAGCTTGAAATCAATGTACTCGACGTGATCGAGATGGCGAATATGCACCCACGAGTGAACTTGCATCATCCGGGACCGGGCGTTGGTGGTCATTGTCTCGCAGTAGATCCATACTTCATCGTCGCAAAAGCTCCATCGCTCGCGCGTATCATTCATACAGCACGTCAAACGAATGTTCAGATGCCACAGTTCGTTGCTGAACAAGCAGCACGTCTCGTCGGTTCACGTGTCCGTCCAAAAATCGCCGTCTTTGGTGTTACGTATAAAGGAAATGTTGACGACATGCGCGAGAGTCCAGCTGTTGAAGTCATTGAACAGTTGCTCGATCGCGGACTAGATGTCGCTGTCTGTGATCCACACGTCGAACGCTCGATCTCGACACGTTTCGAACTCGTCGATGAGCTAGAAGCGATTCAAGGTGCTGATTTAGCGCTCGTCTTGGTTGACCATGATGAATTCAAACAATTCGATTCGCGTCGTCTCGCAAATTACATGCGGACACCGTTACTCTTCGATACGAAAGGAATCGTTAATGAACTCGATGTCGTCAAAGTCCTGAACTTCGGCAATTTGCATACGCACGGCGTGACGGAAGTGGATGCGAAAGCGATATGA
- a CDS encoding class I SAM-dependent methyltransferase has product MTASIKTARPKDEIRAAYYDQLGGAFGKRVRARVHWIVRQAKGERILDIGCSGGVVPILLGREGKHVVGIDVLPEAIIEAKQALLEEPASVKAKVELVEANLMTYSTETRFDTVLMTEVLEHIGEPERFIARAVSFIEPEGRLVITVPFGVNDYADHKRTYYLNRLLEQLTPFGKVETVERIDKWLGITIQVYREPKAARSIQPSEVEWLEKAFEEVERLHLATIIDLKRKQQHLERKVHSLEEQTNQLEDAQAEVLLREQQLKEQLEQTKVLEEQYMVLLDRFEGSLVSNLELLEANASWKSKYRSLARSKLGKIVVRYWKFRRQLKQRRSRR; this is encoded by the coding sequence ATGACGGCATCAATCAAAACAGCACGACCAAAAGACGAAATCCGAGCTGCTTACTACGATCAGTTAGGTGGCGCTTTTGGTAAAAGAGTACGCGCCCGTGTGCACTGGATCGTGCGCCAAGCGAAAGGTGAGCGAATTTTAGATATCGGTTGTTCTGGTGGCGTCGTTCCGATTTTACTCGGACGAGAAGGGAAACATGTCGTCGGAATCGACGTGCTACCGGAAGCAATCATTGAAGCGAAACAAGCGTTGCTCGAGGAACCAGCGTCTGTAAAAGCAAAGGTCGAGTTGGTTGAAGCGAATCTCATGACCTATTCGACAGAAACACGATTTGATACCGTCTTGATGACTGAGGTACTTGAACATATAGGAGAACCGGAACGATTCATTGCTCGCGCCGTTTCCTTCATCGAGCCGGAAGGACGCCTCGTCATTACCGTCCCGTTTGGCGTCAATGATTATGCGGATCATAAACGGACGTATTATTTAAATCGTTTACTTGAGCAATTGACACCGTTTGGAAAGGTCGAGACGGTGGAGCGAATCGATAAATGGCTTGGAATTACGATTCAAGTATACAGAGAACCTAAAGCTGCTCGATCGATTCAGCCATCGGAAGTCGAATGGTTGGAGAAGGCGTTTGAAGAAGTGGAACGATTGCATCTTGCAACCATCATTGACTTAAAACGTAAACAGCAACATCTGGAGCGGAAAGTTCACAGTTTAGAGGAGCAGACAAATCAATTAGAAGACGCGCAAGCGGAAGTCCTCCTCCGTGAACAGCAACTAAAGGAACAACTAGAGCAAACTAAAGTGCTCGAAGAACAATATATGGTATTGCTCGATCGATTCGAAGGGTCACTGGTATCAAATCTAGAATTGCTGGAGGCGAATGCATCATGGAAATCAAAATACCGCTCTCTCGCGCGGTCAAAACTCGGAAAAATCGTCGTTCGCTACTGGAAGTTCCGGCGCCAGCTCAAGCAACGCCGGAGTCGTCGATGA